In Tripterygium wilfordii isolate XIE 37 chromosome 17, ASM1340144v1, whole genome shotgun sequence, the genomic window GAAGGCGAAGGCGATGACAGGGacttattacactttgaatgtaattagttaTGCTGTCAATATAATAAGTTACGTTGACATAATTGTCCAACATGACAAGGCTCACCTTGAATATTCAATGAAACTCTGCATTTTATACACCTTGGTGTCTTAGTCAACTTGGTATTGTGATTAAACTTGGCATTGGTGTCTTAGTAAGCTTGACATGGgcttattacactttgaatgtaattagttaCGCTAttaatgtaataagccacttgTGGATAATTGAACAGCTTAATAGGAACATTCCATTGTGGTTGTCTATATAGATATGAGCCAGGGGTTAATTACATTGTGAGTTTGTACCGTGTAAATAATTGCATTGttcacataatttattatattgtgCTATTTTCACAATGTAATTAGCCATTGACTGGTAGTCATGGACTTTATATCGTTAAGTTTGGGatgatatgtatttttttggatttaaTTATAGCATCAGACACTTGGTTTTGAGGAAATCTAGTACATTCCAGGCATATTTTATAGTGTGGGGCACAAATCATAACAATATCAAATACAAAGATTTGGGAGGACTCATTGATCTCCAATCAACCATGTTTTAAGCCTCTCTAAGTCTCTGTTGAGCCTTATGATGATGCTGACAATTATCCTCATGCTGTTGAGGATGCcgcaaagagggaaaaaaaaatggcttAGGGGCTTGAGTCTCGGGCTGAAGAGGCTGAAAAATAAGGGAATCAACCAATTGGAGCATAAGGAAACTTTAGAAGCTTGACTTTTGAAATTAGATAGAAAGCCATGGAAGAAGCCCACTTGCATAAAGCTGAGTCGTGCGAATGAGTACTTTGAATGGGAAAAGGGTGAGGCCATGTGATCTGCTGCGAATGAGTACTTTGAACTTGGATCTACATATGAGCTAAACCTAGTTCGCATATGATGTGGTAAACGTTGCGACAGCGTTGAGAAAATTAAGAAtaagacaaaaacaaaaccctgaTGATagagaacaaagaaaatcatgtgttagtattatattttttttaattgaatatctatgtggcatgttgaGTTGGacagccacatagattatgtaagtttatggatgagaaaTTTAGGGACACAAATCATTTTCGTTGTTTTCTATACAAAAACATAAGAGAATCTTGAAAATAGGTTTGGTTGTCCATTTTAGAAAAcacaataaatataaaaataactaaaattacttgaaaataaaaaaacgaaaaatagacatttttgttttccaatctctgaaatgaaaaaaacaaaccaaccaaATGTATCTTAATACTCGCTTTAGCTTATGGATACGAACTCTCTAAAGGCCGAAAATGTTCCAAGGCCCTAACTCAACTTTCCAAGTTGAAGCTCGGAAATGGCTTGCCTTGAATCATGAAAGCAAGCAAACCTTGCCTTGAATGCTAAAGCAATAAGTTTAAATTCTGATTGTAATCCAGCAAGTTGAAATTTAGATGCTTCTTAAGGGTTTTAGAGGGTGTCTAGGATAATACTGAACTGGTTTAGAATCATAATTATTTCAAATGATTCTGTAATAAATGTAGTAAAAGACAAGCATCTTGAGGCAGCAAACCAGGAAAAGCTTCTGAGTCACAGCAAATTTGCTAATGTCATCTTTGCATTAACTACTAAGTCGACATCAATACAAAAAgtctaaataataataaagctgTAATCGATTCAACTCTGCTGGTATTGCTGAAACAACTGCCTGTTACAAGGAAAAAAGGAAATTTACCGGCCGTTTTTCATTGTTATTCAACAATCTGTCATTCTAATTTTTAAGGAAGGAAAAAGGACAGAGTGCatacaaaagaaaagaacataGGATTCTCATTACTTAACTTACTCGCTTCCTGTAATTATACACAAAATGAGGAGCACGCCTAACAGTTGATCTGTTTTTAATTTGTGGCAATAAGGAAATGAAAACAACCAGCAGAATGTCGTCTTCAATAACAATCACCATAATGATGACGATGATGGAACACATTACTACATTAGGATTTTGAAAATGGTGAACACAATAAGGATACAGACCATGCAAAACATGATCAATGTAGGAAACCCAGATCGATGCCTGGTTGAAATAATACAGAATTGAACAACAATGGCAAAGCAAtgcatagaagagcatttgCAATTTGGGATTTATTACTTAACCCTGTTTTCTTTGCTAGTAACAAAATGAAGAGGTAAATTATGCATACAAATGCAGTTGAAAATTGCTGCATCCTTTGTCAATACACGAGTCATTAacctcaaaagaaagaaaaacaatgaatCTAATCTGTGTATTTCACCTCTAtcttaaaagaaaaaccaaagaatatatatatatatatatccctacCGAAACACTGTGTTTACGGGTTCCCTCCTACCACTTTTGAGCCCTTCAACAATGTCAAATGTCAGCACAATTTGCTGGTGCATATCCCAGCCTTGACTTCTTAGTGTCATACAAGATGTGAAAGTTTTGCTGCTGATAATTGCCAATTATCGAAAGAGGAGATTGTGGAGTTGCCATAATCGCCAAGCAAACAACATCCTTGTCCAGCCGGATAAAGTAGTTTTCCACTGGAAAATTCCACACTGCTCCATCTGCAAACAGTATCCCAAAATCGGGCACCTCCATCTTCTCAACTCCTGATACATTGTAACAAGGTTCAAGAATAGGAAAGTCTTTTAGCAATGGATAGCCTTTCACCTTCTTCAAGAAGGCCTCCTTGATTTTCTCATAAGCTGGTTTTGCAAAATAACTCAGTGTAGTACCCGAATCAATGATAGTTCCACCACTACCATCAGCAGATAACTGCCAAGTCTCCTCTGGTATCTTGAGAGCCTCTCCACCAACCATGATTGATTTTATCTGGACATAATAGAATGTATCAACTGGGTTTTCTTTCCCAGAAACCAATGAAGTGAAATTCAATTCTGGGTGGTTCAAGAGGTCCTTGTCCTCTCCAAAAATCAGCTTACTAGTGACATTGGCATCACTATTTCTATCCACCAAACAATATGAGAAGGAGTGACCATATAGTGACTGAAGCTGAGAGGAAAATGAGAGAGGCCCTCTCCCAAGTCCTAACAAACCAGCAGCTCCATGAAATAGCCCTCTATTCCAGTGACCACAACCAAACATCACATTCTCGACCCTCGTGAACTTGGATTTTCCAGTAGAAGACGTGAGATTAACTGTAAACGTCTCCAGAGCAAATTCCCCAGTTGTATTAGAACTATCGCCATACCAATAAAAATAAGGACAAGTTTGATTCTCAGCTTTGCAAGGCTGAGGAGGATCAGGTGATGAAACCAAATGGCACCTCGAATCATTGCAGCCTATGTTCCTAAATGAATTGGAATCCTTAGGATCATAATAAGGTCCATTCTGCTCAAAGCAATCATAACAAGGCACACATTGAATCCAATTAAGGTCACTGCCAGTATCAAGAATCAGAGAAAAGTGCTTAGGAGGTGTACCCACAAAGACATCCATGAAGTACTCTCCAGAGCCAAGGCTCACACCTGACCCCAAAGTGGCCATGAGCTGCCCAGAGAATCCACTACGTTCTGGTGAGCCTGCTGGGGCAACCACTCGCTTAATATCCTTTTCTGGCTGCTTCATACCCTTTTTTAGCCTTGAAATGGTGTTTTGGTTCTTCTTCTCTGTGATCCTTGTATGAAGAGTCTCAATTCTAGTCAGGTCTCTTACTGTGGACTCAGCCACAGAACCTTTAGCCTCCGATTTTTTCCCAATTGGTCGGTGCTTCAAGTGCAGCCTCACTGTTTGTTTATTGCTTTCCTCTGATATTGCATTCTCTCGATCAGTTTCTTCGTTGACATTATCTTCTTTAGAAAGACTAGTAATTTCTACTATCTTGGATTTCTTCGAGGACTTGAGACTGCAACCGGTGCTTGTTGAAGAAGAAACTGCATTGAATATCTGATCAGGTAACTCAATTCCAGCAAGAGAGGAGAAATTGGAATCGAGATTCCTTGTATGGTCATGGATGCTGCCAGTGGCTTCAAATGTTCCAGAGGCAGCAAAAAGAAGAACCAAAAGGAGATAAACCTTGTAACACATAGCAGTTATCTCTCCTAGAGAAAAACGATATAAAGTACTTTgggaaacaaaaatcaagaacTCCCCACGTCCAAAAGAACTCGTGAAGGGAAAACTCAGAAACAGAAAAATCAATCTAATTCTTTCAAACACAAAAACCCCAGAAAGAGAAACCAAATTAAGGGCTTGGAGAAGTGGATTTTCTGGGAAGTGAGGGGAAAAAATGAGAGGAAGAAGTGTCTTTacaacaaacaacaaacaacaaatgaaTGCACTTGAGGAGAAAGGGGATAAGGAAATGTACGAAGGATATCACGAGACGAACCCA contains:
- the LOC119982657 gene encoding aspartyl protease family protein 2-like, yielding MCYKVYLLLVLLFAASGTFEATGSIHDHTRNLDSNFSSLAGIELPDQIFNAVSSSTSTGCSLKSSKKSKIVEITSLSKEDNVNEETDRENAISEESNKQTVRLHLKHRPIGKKSEAKGSVAESTVRDLTRIETLHTRITEKKNQNTISRLKKGMKQPEKDIKRVVAPAGSPERSGFSGQLMATLGSGVSLGSGEYFMDVFVGTPPKHFSLILDTGSDLNWIQCVPCYDCFEQNGPYYDPKDSNSFRNIGCNDSRCHLVSSPDPPQPCKAENQTCPYFYWYGDSSNTTGEFALETFTVNLTSSTGKSKFTRVENVMFGCGHWNRGLFHGAAGLLGLGRGPLSFSSQLQSLYGHSFSYCLVDRNSDANVTSKLIFGEDKDLLNHPELNFTSLVSGKENPVDTFYYVQIKSIMVGGEALKIPEETWQLSADGSGGTIIDSGTTLSYFAKPAYEKIKEAFLKKVKGYPLLKDFPILEPCYNVSGVEKMEVPDFGILFADGAVWNFPVENYFIRLDKDVVCLAIMATPQSPLSIIGNYQQQNFHILYDTKKSRLGYAPANCADI